The genomic region TTAAGGTCATTAATGAATCAATGCCGGCCGTATATGCTTTAATAGTTGGTGCTGGCCCAAAACAATCTGAAATTCAAGAGCTTATAAAAGCACTTGATCTCGAAGGAAAAATTATTCTTCCGGGATTACAAACTAATACCGTTGCCTATCTATCTGCTATGGATATATTCATGATGAGTTCCCAGTTTGAGGGATTGCCCATAGCCTTACTGGAGGCCATGAGTATTGGTTGCGCTATTGTTTCAACCAAAGCCGGGGGAGTGGTGGAAGTCATAGAACATAACAAAAATGGACTATTGAGTGAGGTTGGAGATTCAAAAATGCTTGCAGAGAATTGTACTAAAATATTAAATAATACTTCTTTAAGGAAGATGCTACAAGCAGCAGCGCGAGAAAGAGTAGTAGATGCCTTTAGCCTGGAAAATATGGTAGATGAATTAGAGAGGTGCTATATGGAGCTAGCACCAAAAAATTAATAGTTGGTAAAATTTCGCATATCTATTGATTCTCGATATGAAAAGCTTATTATTTACTGGCTTTATGAATCTCTTAAATTTTTTTTAAAAACCTATAGGTAAGTTTAAGACTCCAGTTCATATCAGGTTTCTTTTTAAAACTGTATTTGAAATTCTAATATTCAAGTGAAATTATAATATAGAAATTGTTACTTATGGAAATTCGGGAAGCTGATGAATATGATATTCCTAAAATTGTCAAGGTTTTAAAAGCCAGCTTGGGAGAAGATCAACTAGAACTTTCAGAAAAAGTATGGAAATACAAGCATCTAGAGAATCCATTTGGAAAATCTATTGTTTTAATTGCTGATGAAAATAAAGAAACTATAGGAGTTCGTGCATTTATGCGTTGGGAATGGCAATTCGGGAAAGAAAAATTTCAAGCATTGAGAGCGGTAGATACTGCTACTCATCCAAGCCATCAAGGGAAGGGAGTTTTTAAAAAATTAACTTTGAAAGCTGTTGAAAACTCAAAAGCAAATGATTATCATTTTATATTTAATACTCCAAATGAGCAAAGCCGGCCGGGCTATTTAAAAATGGGATGGAAGGAGGTTGGTAAAATACATGTAGGAATAAAGCCTTCTTTCTCATTTTTGAAATTTAAAAATACTGGCAAATCTTATGAAATTAGAAAAAATATTACCAATGAGCATTTAGATAGCTTATGTAGAGAATGGAATAATAAATTAGCAGCTAAACCTGGTTTATTTACTCCTAAATCTGCTGAGATGCTTAGGTGGCGTTATGAAGAAAACCCACTACAGTCTTATGAAGTTCTCGCTGATAACGGGTATTATTTAGCTGCTTATGTGAAAAAAAGAGGTAGTTTTAAGGAATTCAGGGTAGCGGAGTATATTTATGATGAAAAATTATTGAGTAAAAAGGAACTAAAAACAATTATAGATAGATTGGTAAGTAATTTTAGCTGCCAGATGGTTAGTTTTTCCCCAAATTTATTGAAAATGTCTGGTAAAAAAGGGCATTTTGGACCAGTATTAACCCTTAATACTCTCAATGTAGAAGATATCCAAAATGAGGAATTTTTAAAACTTACTAATTGGAATAATAGCCTGGGAGACTTAGAATTATTTTGATATGCTAGGAGTTCTCTTCTTAATAATACTATTTTTCGCTATAAATCAGGTGATATTTAATATTTACCAGAAAAGGCATAGATTCTTGGATAAGAAGAAAATGAATCTTCTTTATTTTTATCATCTAATCTTTTTTGGCGTTTACCTATGGTATGCTTACAATAATCCTTCCGATTCAAAAGGATATTATGCCAATGTTAATATTCATAATGGATCTTGGTTTGAATTGTTTGGAACTGATACCGATTTTATTGATTTTTTAGCTTATCCTCTCAATTCCATCGGTTTTAGCTATGAGATGCAAATGCTGTCTTTCGCTTGGTTAGGGTATTTAGGTTTCTTCTATGCCTATCTATTCTTTAGGGAAAAAATACCAATCAAAATAAAAGCTTTTAAATCTATCGATCTTTTAACGCTTATACTGTTTTTGCCAAACATGCATTTCTGGACTGCTTCATTAGGTAAAGGTTCTACTATCTTTTTTGGATTAATGATGTTTACTTATGGAATAGTAAAACCGGGATCCAGGATATTTTTACTCATTTTGAGCTCGTTCATTATATATCACATTAGACCACATGTTTTTATGTTTGTTGCTGTGGGAGCAGTAGCCGGATATATGAGTGGAAAAGAGCAGATCCCTTTTTGGCAGAAGGCCTCTGTTTTTGTAGTATTAATTGGAACATTACTTTTAGTACAGGATCAAATTTTAGCTGTAATGGGTTTACAGGGTTCTGAAAATTTAATCGAAGATTTCCAGGCACAATCTGAAGAACGTTCAGAAGATTTGAGTGACGCCGGCTCTGGGGTGGATATGTCTTCTTACCCACTTCCACTCAAATTATTCACATTTTGGTTCAGACCTTTATTTATCGATGCGCCTAATGCATTGGGTCTGATAGTTTCAGTAGAAAATTTAATCTATCTTTTACTTTTTTTTAAAATTCTAAAAAAGGATTTTATCAAGTTCATTAAGAAGTCTCCGGCAGTGGTTAAGATGAGTTTCGTAATATTTTTTATGACCTCTTTCGCAATGACTTTCGTCATGTCTAATTTGGGGATTATTATGCGGCAGAAGTCTATGGTAATGTATTATATTTTCTTTGTTATTTATTACTACCTGGCACAGAAAAAATATGAAAAGTTCATGAAGTTGAAACGTTTGAAAGAGAAAAGGAAAAACTCAAATTTGACACCAGTTTAAGATGCTAGCGAGCAAGCAAATCTTCTTAATCAATGAAATTTAGATTTAATCTAGTATTTCTTTTACTCTTATTTTAGCCGATCTTGTATTAATATTAAATAGAGCTATTTTCATTTAATAATATTTACGACTTTCTAACATTTACAATTTATAGCTAAATGATTTTAGGAAAAAATTTTAAATAACTATGGGAAATGGATCTTTAGTAATTTCTTTAGATTTTGAATTATTATGGGGTGTCTTTGATAAAGTTAATTGGATGGAAAAAAAGGAGTATTTCCTTAATACCCGCAAAATTATACCTGAAATTCTCAAACTATTTGAAGATTATAATATTGCCTGCACCTGGGCAACTGTTGGCATGCTTTTTAATCAAAATTGGGAAGAATGGAATGCTAATATGCCTGAGGTATTACCAAATTATAAGAATCGGGCTCTTTCTGCATATAGTTATGGCAAGAAAATTCAATCTGAAGAAAACGAGGTATTGTGTTTCGCGCCAGATATTATAAAAAGTATTGTAAATACCCCCAGACAGGAAGTAGCCACCCATACCTATTCTCATTACTATTGCCTTGAACATGCCCAGACTATTCATAGTTTTGAGACCGATCTTCAACAGTGTGTAGACATGGCAATACTATGTGGTGTGAATTTAACATCACTTGTTTTTCCCCGAAATCAATTTAATAAAGAATATTTGAAAGTTTGCAAAAATTTGGGAATTGATAATGTACGTTCTAATCCTACCGATTGGTATTGGAGGAGTACAAAAAACAACTCTATTCTAAATAAAATTTTTAGAACCGGTGATGCCTATGTAGGTCTTAATGATAAGTCCTACAAACAGCCTGAAGACCCTATTAATTTTAACCTACCAATATCTCAAAAAGCATCCAGATTTCTGAGACCTTATTCTACCAATAAAAGATTTAATGATTTAAAATTAAAAAGAATCAAAGGAGAAATGACTAAAGCTGCTCTCAACGGAGAAATTTATCATTTATGGTGGCATCCACATAATTTCGGGAATCACCCGGATGAAAGTCTGGAAGACCTGAAGCAGCTTCTAATTCATTTTGACAATTTGAGAAAAAAACATGGCTATTCATCACTAAATATGGATGATATAGGAAGGCTAGTCAAAAAATAAAATAAGAATAAGCTTTATACTTATATATTTGCAGATTTAAAAAATATCTATGTGCGGAATTAACGGCTTTATTACTAGGGGCCATGTCAGTGAAGAAGGTCTTAGAGAGCAGCTTGAGGGAATGAATAATAAAATTATCCATCGAGGACCAGACCAGGATGGGTTTTTTACTGAATCTAATTCGGATTATTCAGTGGCTATGGCTATGCGCAGACTATCGATTATTGATTTAGGTACGGGAGCTCAACCTATTTTCAGCAAGGATAAAAAAGCGCTCATTTTTTTTAACGGCGAGATTTATAATTACCGGGAATTAAAAGATGTTTTATTAGAAAAGAATCACGAGTTTAAAACAACTTCAGATACAGAAGTGATTTTGAAAGCCTATGAGGAATGGGGTACAGAAAGTTTCGGGATGTTGGATGGTATGTTTGCTTTTAGTATTTATGATAAATCTAAAAATAAAATATTTATAGCCAGAGATTTTTTTGGAGAAAAGCCATTGTATTATACCAAAACTGATAGCCAGCTAATTTGGGGATCAGAATTAAAATCGCTCGTTAAAGAATTATCCCAAAAGCCTCAGATTTCAAAAGAAGGCCTAAATCTTTATTTCAGGTTAACCTATATTCCTGCGCCATATTCAATTTATGAAGGAGTTCATAAGCTGGAGGCCAATCACTATATGGAGATAACGCTTGAAAATTTCCAAGCGAAAACTTTTCCTATTAAAGATGATAAGTTCCTTTCTATAGATCCTGAAATATCATTTAAAGAAGCGAAATCTAAAACACACGATCTGGTGCTTGAGAGTGTTAAAAGTAGATCTGTAGCCGATGTTCCTTTGGGAACTTTTCTTTCTGGAGGTGTGGACTCATCTGTGGTTTCTCTGGCTCTTTCTAAACAAGTCAAAGATAAGATAGATACTTTTTCGGTAGGTTTCGAGAAAAAATCCTTTGATGAAACAGATAAATCCCGTACCGTAGCTAAGTTGATCAATAGTAATCACCATGAATTTATCATTTCTGTAAATGACTTAAAGGGTAATTTAGATGAGATATTGCTCAATTTTGATGAACCATTTGCAGATTCTTCTTCACTTCCTACTTATCTGGTAGCAAACAAAACCAGACAACAAGTTAAAGTAGCTCTGACCGGAGATGGTGGAGATGAAATTTTTGGAGGATATAATAAGTACTATATTGGTAAGATGAACCAGAAATACTCATCGGTTGTACCAAAACCTATACATACTAAACTAAAAGCGGTAGCAAATACGGTGCTAAGTACAAAAGATGATAAGCGTGGAACTCGATTTAAATTGAGAAAATTGATGAATGCGATCAATTATGAAGGTGATTTCTATTATAATATAATTTCACTCGCTTTTCAGGAAGAAGATGTAGCGCAATTGCTCAAAGATAAATGGGTGAAATCAAAAGTCTTTCAACCTTACAAAAACACTATCAATAATAAAGCTGAGAAGCTAACAGATTTTCGTAATATCGATAGGATTTTAAGTCTGGAAGGGGATATGCTGGTTAAAGTAGATCGTACGAGTATGCTGACTTCTTTGGAGTCACGGGCTCCTTTTTTAAATAAAAAGCTTTGGAACTTTACTGCTCAGTTACCAGAAGGTTATTTGATGAAGGGATGGAATAAGAAATATATTTTGAAAGAAGCTTTTAAAGAGTATTTCCCGAAAGATTTTTTAAATAAATCTAAAAAAGGTTTTGGCGTACCCGTAGGAGATTGGCTTAGAGGGTATTTGAAACCTGAGTTAAAATCTTATATAGATAATCACTTCTTGGAAGAACAGAATTTATTCGAGAAAGAGTTTGTACGGAATCTAGTGGAAAATCACATTAGCGGAAAACAGGACAATACTTTTAGAGTGTGGGCTTTCTTTTGTTTTCAAAAGTGGTATAAAGTAACTTACTTGACTTTATAAGATGCAAAAGCTTGTTCGTGTCACCACTATACCATTGTCTCTGGAAAAACTTCTTGAAGGACAACTTACGTTCATGAGTCAGCATTACCAGGTTATAGCCGTTGCTGCAGATGAAAAGAGACTCGAAAAATATGGAGTTGATAATAATGTAGAAACCTACGCTGTAGAATTGACTAGAGCAATAACTCCTATTGCTGACCTTAAAGCTGTATTTAAACTCACTAGTTATTTACGCAAAGAAAAACCTTTGATTATTCATAGTCATACTCCTAAAGCAGGTATCATTAGTATGCTAGCTGGTTGGCTCGCAGGTGTTCCAATAAGGCTACATACAGTTGCAGGTTTACCATTGCTAGAAGTAAAGGGTTTCAAAAGAAGAATTTTAGACTTTGTAGAGAAGCTTACTTATAAGCTAGCTCATAAAGTATTTCCAAATTCTTTTGAATTAAAGAAAATCATTCTTGATTTAAATTATGCAAATGAATCTAAATTGAAGGTGTTAGGGAATGGAAGCTCAAATGGGATAGATACGACGTATTTTGATCCTCAACGATTTACAGAAGACTTCAAATCAGATTTAAGGTCAAAATTTGGTATTCCACAGGAAGATATTGTTTTTGTCTTTGTAGGGAGATTGGTGAAAGAGAAGGGTATTGAAGAACTTGTGCGTGCTTTCAATGAACTTAGAGTTAGTTCACCGAAATGTAGTTTGCTGCTAATTGGCCCCTATGAGCAGGATCTGGACCCAATTTCCGAAGAAATAATTCAGGAAATTGAAAAAAATCCGAAAATCATAACTACTGGTTACGAGCTGGATGTTCGACCATATTTTGCAATTGCAAATATTCTAACTTTTCCATCGTATCGAGAAGGTTTTCCAAATGTAGTTTTACAGGCGGGAGCCATGTCATTACCAGCAATCGTTTCTAATATTAATGGTTGTAATGAAATCATCCAGAATGGTGAGAACGGAATTATCATACCGGTAAAGTCGGAAGAAGCGCTGAAGGTTGCTATGAAAAAATTAGTCGATGATATAGATTTAAGAAGTCAGCTAACATTAAATGCTCGGCAAGTAATTCAAAAAAAATATGAGAGAGAGTACTTTTGGCAAATTCTGTTAAAAGAATACAAAGAGTTAGAAAGCTCTCTGAAACATGATTAAATTCGCGCCCTAGCTGAAGTATGTCTGAATTAACTGAATGTATAGAAATTTAATTAAACCAATCTTTGATTTTTTAGCTGCTGTTATAGCGCTGGTACTTCTAAGTCCGGTTTTAATTGTCGTCACTATATTATTATATCGGGCAAACAACGGTAAGCCATTTTTTTATCAGGCGAGACCTGGTAGAAATGGGGATATTTTCAGAATAGTGAAGTATAAAACCATGACTGATGAAAAGGATCCAACGGGCAATCTGTTACCGGATTCAGAACGATTAACCAAAATTGGTAGTTTTGTTCGAAAGACTTCAATTGATGAAATACCACAATTGTTTAATGTTCTGAAAGGTGACATGAGTATTGTTGGTCCAAGACCATTACTTCCTCAGTATCTAGAGCTATATAATGCCGAACAACTAAAACGGCATGAAGTTAAACCGGGAATTACAGGATGGGCGCAGGTAAACGGGAGGAATGCAATAAGCTGGCTCAAAAAATTCGAATATGATGTGTGGTACGTAGAGAAGCAATCATTTTTTCTGGATCTTCAAATATTATTAAAAACTATCAAAAAAGTTGTAATTTCTGAAGGAATAAATGCGGATAACATGGCTACCACAGAACCTTTTAACGGTAACAATTAATGATTTTATTTGGGGCAAGCGGACATGCAAAAGTAATTCTTGATATTATCAATTCAGGAACTGGTGATACCGTAGATTATATATTAGATGATAATTCTGAAATATTTGATTTAGCTGGTTTTCAGGTCGATCATGCAGTTGATAGAAACATCCTTCAGACGAACAATACAATTGTTGCTATTGGAGATAACAAGATTCGGAAGAATATTTGTGTAAAATATAATATAAAGCTACATGAGGCATTGATTCACAAAACTGCAACTGTTTCAAAAGCAGCGACTGTGTCAAAAGGATCTGTTGTCATGGCTGGAGCTGTAATAAACCACTCAGCGAAAATAGGCGAAAACAGCATTATTAATTCGAATGCTATCATTGAACACGATGTAAGCATCGCTAAATTTGTACATGTATCGCCAAGTGCAAGTGTGACTGGAGGAGTAAGTATTGGAGAAGGCTCCCACATTGGGGCTGGAGCTTCAATTATTCCAGGAATAAAAATTGGCAAATGGGTTACAATTGGTGCAGGCGCCGTTATATTGAAGGATGTTCCAGATCATGCCGTTGTGGTTGGGAATCCAGGCCGAATAATTAAATACAATAAGAATTAATATGGCAAACGATAAGATCTGGTTATCCTCCCCGCATATGGGTGGTAATGAGTTAAAATATATTCACGATGCATTCGATGAAAACTGGATAGCACCTTTGGGTCCAAACGTTACTGGATTCGAAAGTGATATTAAAAAATATCTTGGTGGAAATGTTGAAGTTGCTGCATTAAGTTCTGGTACGGCTGCCTTGCATCTTGCTCTAATTATGCTTGGTGTTTCGAATGGAGATGAAGTGATATGTCAAAGTATGACCTTTGCAGCTTCTGCCAATCCTATAAAGTACCTGGGTGCCACTCCAATATTTATTGATAGTGAATCTAAAACTTTGAATATCTGTCCTGATCAGCTGGAGATGGCTATAGAAGATAGAATAAAAAGAGGAAAAACGCCGAAAGCTATTATTGCAGTTCACTTATATGGAATGCCATATCATGTAGATCGAATTAATACCATTGCAGATAAATATAACATTCCAGTCATTGAAGATGCGGCAGAAGCACTTGGGAGTACATACCGTGGTAAGAATTGTGGCACCTTCGGCGAATTGGCTATTTTGTCATTTAACGGTAATAAGATCATCACAACGTCTGGTGGTGGCGCCTTGGTTACTAAGACTGAGAAAATGAAACAAAAAGCTGTTTTTCTCGCAACTCAGGCGAGGGATGATGCTCCGCATTACCAGCATAGCGAAATTGGTTACAATTATAGATTGAGTAATATTTCTGCAGGAATTGGTCGTGGACAAATGGAGGTTTTGGATGAAAGAGTAAGTGCAAGACGTGAAATGTTTGAATTTTACGTAAATTTATTCCGGGATGTTGAAGGTGTTAGGTTGTTTTCTGAACCATCTACAGATTATTTCAGTAATCATTGGTTAAGCGTTTTAACTATTGATAGTGAGATTACTGGGTTCACTAGAGAAGACTTAAGAGAATCACTTGCTGCTTTGAATATTGAATGTCGACCACTTTGGAAGCCTATGCACATGCAACCTGTTTTTGAGGATAGTCCGTTTTACGGCACGGGAGTTGCTGAAACCATGTTCGACAATGGACTCTGTTTGCCAAGTGGTAGCAATCTGTCGGATAATGATAGATCCAGAATCAGTAATGCAATTAAAAGTCATTTGAAAAAAGACCAATAGACTATGGGGAGCATAAGAAAAGCCCTTTCCAACATAATATCAGGTCCTGATAATTCTTTAGATATCCGAAATCTCAGATATCTTCCTAGGTGGGCAATTTTGATGATCGATATAGGTCTGGTTACTATCTCAACGATTTTAACCATTTTTATACTTTTAGATCTATCTCCTTTCCAGTATACATTATTAAATTTTTATGAGAAAGCACTTCTGGTGATCACCATGAACGTCGGTTTCTTTTTTGTCTTTAAAACTTATGCCGGAATTATAAGATATTCTTCAAATGTGGATGCTTTGAAATTGCTACTTTCCACTTGTAGTGCTTTCATCGGTTTGGTTGTGATTAATTATGCATCTTACTTTTTAATAGGTCAGAAAATCTTTTTAATTGGTGGACTACTGATCAATTTATGGATATCATTTTCGCTATTATTCCTTTTCAGACTTAGTGTCAAGCAATTCTACGAATATTTTAAAATTCTTCAGAAAAATGAGTCTCTCATTAATGCTGTTATCTTAGGGGTTGATGAAAATGCGATCTCTATAGCAGGTGCGCTTGAAATTGAACATCCCCGTCGATTCCGAATTGTGGGATTTCTAACACAGGATTCACACAAAAGACTTCGAGTACTGGATAAGCCAGTTTTAAAGCATACCAAAAAAATTCATGAAGAACTAAATTCTCTTGGAGCTGAAGCAATCATATTTTCAGAACACACACTTTCTTCTGAAGAAAAATTTAAATTAGTAGAAGAGTGTTTGGAACACGACATTGCAATTTATAATGCTCCATTAGTTTCCACCTGGGGCGGTGAACCGATAGCCAATAAGGTAAAAACGTTGCAGATTGAAGATCTTCTGGATAGAGAACCTATTAATCTAGAAACTCAGAACAAAATTGAGCAATTAACCAACAGAACAATCCTGGTTACTGGTGCAGCAGGTTCTATTGGTAGCGAGATCGTGAGACAGGTTGCTAAATATGATCCAAAACGTTTGATAATATTGGATCAGGCCGAAACACCTCTTCATAATTTACAATTGGAGGTGGAATCCAAGTTTCCTGACCTAAACTTCAAAGTAATTGTTTGCGACGTAGGGAACCAAAAGAGATTGGAACTTATGTTCCAGAATCAAGACATTGATGTGGTTTATCATGCAGCAGCATATAAACATGTACCGTTGATGGAAAGTAATCCCCATGAAGCTGTGTTCGTTAATATCCATGGAACCAAAAATCTCGCGGATCTTGCCGTGAAGTACAATGTAGGACACTTCGTTATGGTTTCAACAGATAAAGCGGTTAATCCGAGTAATGTAATGGGCGCTTCTAAAAGAGCTGCTGAAATGTACGTTCAATCCTTATTTCATAATCAGCTTCAAACTGGTATAGGATCTACAAAATTTATAACCACTCGTTTCGGTAACGTTCTAGGTTCTAATGGTTCGGTTGTACCGCTTTTCAAGAAACAAATAGAGAAAGGCGGCCCTGTAACTATTACTCATCCTGATATCATTCGATATTTCATGACCATTCCTGAAGCTTGCCAGTTAGTTCTGGAAGCGGGAGCCATGGGTAAAGGGGGCGAAATATTTGTTTTCGATATGGGTGAGCCAGTGAAAATTATGGACTTAGCCATCAAAATGATAAAACTTGCAGGTTATCAACCAAACAAGCATATTAAGATTAGAATTACTGGACTAAGACCAGGTGAGAAATTATATGAAGAGCTATTGAATGATGATAGTCAAACGCTTCCAACGCATCATAAAAAAATCATGATTGGGCAGGAGGTTGTAAGAGATTACGAAGGTATCAACGAGAATATTCTCAAGATAATAAAATCTGCTACTAAGTTGAAAAATGATAAAGTAGTTGCTAAACTTAAAGAGTTAATACCGGAATTTAAGAGCAATAATTCATCTTACGAAAAACTGGATAATTTAAATCAAACCAAAAAATCAGGAATTAATTAATGAAGAAATTATTAATCATTGCAGTTATATCTAGCTGTTTATTCAGCTGCGCTACTAAAGACCAGGTAGTCTATTTTAATAATGTCAAATCATTAAATGGTCAGCGCAACTTATTAGAATATGAACCGAAAATTGAAAAAAATGATGTTCTAAGAATAAATGTTTCTTCATCCTCAATTAACCCTGAAATTGTAGCACCCTTTCAAATGAACCAGCAAGGTGGGCAATCTTCAGGAGGCGGAGGTCAAAGTCAATCTCTAACTGGTTATTTAGTTAGTCCTAAAGGAACTATTAATTTCCCGGTACTGGGTACTATTGACGTAGAAGGTTTAACCAGAACTGAGATACAGCAAGATTTAGAAACGAAAATAGCGGATTATGTAATTGATCCTGTTGTTGACGTGAGGATAGTTAATTTCAGTATTACAGTTTTAGGAGAAGTGGGCAATCCAGGAAGGGTTCAAATTAATGACGGTAGAGTTACGATGCCAGAACTTCTCGCGATGAGTGGCGATATTAATTATACTGGGAAACGTCAAAATATAAGAATTATTAGAGAAAGCAATGGTGTGAAATCTGTTGGATTTATTAATATGACAGAAACAGATTTATTTAGTAGCCCATACTACTATCTCAAGCAGAATGACATAGTATATGTAGAGCCTACTTACGCAAGAATGAAGTCTGCTGGTTTCTTTGGTAATCCAGGAGCAATTATAGGCCTTATAAGTTCAATTATTGGTTTAGTGTTTATATTTACAAGATAAATGGAAGAATTCAACGATTTTACTGTAGAAGCAGAGGAGTCAAATTTTGACCTAAAAGCAGAACTATACAAATATTTAGCTCATTGGAAATGGATAATTTTTGGCCTCATAATTGGAGTTGTATTTGCTTATTTATATAATAGGTACACTATTCCTAAATATAATACACAAGCTACAATGATTATTGTAGATGATGAGAAGAAAAATGCTATGAATGCTACGCCATCGGGCGGTGGAGCTATTTTTTCACTTGAAGACGATGGAATACAGAATCACATAGAGAAATTAAAATCAAAGCAACTGGTTGAAAGTGTTGTTGATGAACTGGATCATAATGTAAGTTATTTTATAGAAGGTAATGTAATTACTGTTGAAGCATATCGATCTAGTCCTGTTTTGATCAAATTTATCACAAATGATAGTGTAGTAAATACTATTT from Christiangramia sp. OXR-203 harbors:
- a CDS encoding GNAT family N-acetyltransferase, whose product is MEIREADEYDIPKIVKVLKASLGEDQLELSEKVWKYKHLENPFGKSIVLIADENKETIGVRAFMRWEWQFGKEKFQALRAVDTATHPSHQGKGVFKKLTLKAVENSKANDYHFIFNTPNEQSRPGYLKMGWKEVGKIHVGIKPSFSFLKFKNTGKSYEIRKNITNEHLDSLCREWNNKLAAKPGLFTPKSAEMLRWRYEENPLQSYEVLADNGYYLAAYVKKRGSFKEFRVAEYIYDEKLLSKKELKTIIDRLVSNFSCQMVSFSPNLLKMSGKKGHFGPVLTLNTLNVEDIQNEEFLKLTNWNNSLGDLELF
- a CDS encoding polysaccharide deacetylase family protein, which codes for MEKKEYFLNTRKIIPEILKLFEDYNIACTWATVGMLFNQNWEEWNANMPEVLPNYKNRALSAYSYGKKIQSEENEVLCFAPDIIKSIVNTPRQEVATHTYSHYYCLEHAQTIHSFETDLQQCVDMAILCGVNLTSLVFPRNQFNKEYLKVCKNLGIDNVRSNPTDWYWRSTKNNSILNKIFRTGDAYVGLNDKSYKQPEDPINFNLPISQKASRFLRPYSTNKRFNDLKLKRIKGEMTKAALNGEIYHLWWHPHNFGNHPDESLEDLKQLLIHFDNLRKKHGYSSLNMDDIGRLVKK
- the asnB gene encoding asparagine synthase (glutamine-hydrolyzing) — translated: MCGINGFITRGHVSEEGLREQLEGMNNKIIHRGPDQDGFFTESNSDYSVAMAMRRLSIIDLGTGAQPIFSKDKKALIFFNGEIYNYRELKDVLLEKNHEFKTTSDTEVILKAYEEWGTESFGMLDGMFAFSIYDKSKNKIFIARDFFGEKPLYYTKTDSQLIWGSELKSLVKELSQKPQISKEGLNLYFRLTYIPAPYSIYEGVHKLEANHYMEITLENFQAKTFPIKDDKFLSIDPEISFKEAKSKTHDLVLESVKSRSVADVPLGTFLSGGVDSSVVSLALSKQVKDKIDTFSVGFEKKSFDETDKSRTVAKLINSNHHEFIISVNDLKGNLDEILLNFDEPFADSSSLPTYLVANKTRQQVKVALTGDGGDEIFGGYNKYYIGKMNQKYSSVVPKPIHTKLKAVANTVLSTKDDKRGTRFKLRKLMNAINYEGDFYYNIISLAFQEEDVAQLLKDKWVKSKVFQPYKNTINNKAEKLTDFRNIDRILSLEGDMLVKVDRTSMLTSLESRAPFLNKKLWNFTAQLPEGYLMKGWNKKYILKEAFKEYFPKDFLNKSKKGFGVPVGDWLRGYLKPELKSYIDNHFLEEQNLFEKEFVRNLVENHISGKQDNTFRVWAFFCFQKWYKVTYLTL
- a CDS encoding glycosyltransferase family 4 protein; its protein translation is MQKLVRVTTIPLSLEKLLEGQLTFMSQHYQVIAVAADEKRLEKYGVDNNVETYAVELTRAITPIADLKAVFKLTSYLRKEKPLIIHSHTPKAGIISMLAGWLAGVPIRLHTVAGLPLLEVKGFKRRILDFVEKLTYKLAHKVFPNSFELKKIILDLNYANESKLKVLGNGSSNGIDTTYFDPQRFTEDFKSDLRSKFGIPQEDIVFVFVGRLVKEKGIEELVRAFNELRVSSPKCSLLLIGPYEQDLDPISEEIIQEIEKNPKIITTGYELDVRPYFAIANILTFPSYREGFPNVVLQAGAMSLPAIVSNINGCNEIIQNGENGIIIPVKSEEALKVAMKKLVDDIDLRSQLTLNARQVIQKKYEREYFWQILLKEYKELESSLKHD
- a CDS encoding sugar transferase, whose amino-acid sequence is MYRNLIKPIFDFLAAVIALVLLSPVLIVVTILLYRANNGKPFFYQARPGRNGDIFRIVKYKTMTDEKDPTGNLLPDSERLTKIGSFVRKTSIDEIPQLFNVLKGDMSIVGPRPLLPQYLELYNAEQLKRHEVKPGITGWAQVNGRNAISWLKKFEYDVWYVEKQSFFLDLQILLKTIKKVVISEGINADNMATTEPFNGNN
- a CDS encoding acetyltransferase, which produces MILFGASGHAKVILDIINSGTGDTVDYILDDNSEIFDLAGFQVDHAVDRNILQTNNTIVAIGDNKIRKNICVKYNIKLHEALIHKTATVSKAATVSKGSVVMAGAVINHSAKIGENSIINSNAIIEHDVSIAKFVHVSPSASVTGGVSIGEGSHIGAGASIIPGIKIGKWVTIGAGAVILKDVPDHAVVVGNPGRIIKYNKN
- a CDS encoding DegT/DnrJ/EryC1/StrS family aminotransferase — encoded protein: MANDKIWLSSPHMGGNELKYIHDAFDENWIAPLGPNVTGFESDIKKYLGGNVEVAALSSGTAALHLALIMLGVSNGDEVICQSMTFAASANPIKYLGATPIFIDSESKTLNICPDQLEMAIEDRIKRGKTPKAIIAVHLYGMPYHVDRINTIADKYNIPVIEDAAEALGSTYRGKNCGTFGELAILSFNGNKIITTSGGGALVTKTEKMKQKAVFLATQARDDAPHYQHSEIGYNYRLSNISAGIGRGQMEVLDERVSARREMFEFYVNLFRDVEGVRLFSEPSTDYFSNHWLSVLTIDSEITGFTREDLRESLAALNIECRPLWKPMHMQPVFEDSPFYGTGVAETMFDNGLCLPSGSNLSDNDRSRISNAIKSHLKKDQ